The genomic window TTTTGATCTCTGATGCAGCATCTTACATTTCAGGCAATACCATTTACGTTGATGGTGGAAAGGTAAGATCCTTATAAAATTATAAAGAAAATCTAAAGCCTATATATATAAAATAGCATCCCATACCGATTAAGATGATGGCTGATATTTTACCAAAAATCTTATACCTTTTTTGAAAGACATTTCCCACAAGGGAAAAAATCAACAATGGTATAGCTGACCCCAAGCCAAAAAGTGACATTGCGATTACACTTTTTATTGTAGAAGAGAGCCCAAAAGCTGAGATAAGAGCCCCATAGAGCAAACCACATGGTAGAAAACCCAATACAATACCTATCAAATATGGGCTTTTAATATCCAGACTATTTATTACCGAAGATGAGTTAAAGCATAATCTGGATTCTATCTTCAAAAAAATATTCATACCAATTATCATAGATATACCATAAACAATAAGGAAGACCCCAGCCAGAAAAGATGTTATCTTCTGAATACCTACCATAGAAGATGCATAATTTACTATATCCCCAATAAATGACACTACCACAGATAAAAGAATATATGTAGTTATCCTTCCAAGGTTATAATAAATTTGAGGTTTTAAAAGAATCCAATAACCTTTATTTAGACTAAACTTACTACTTACAAAAATAACAAATGGATGACACATAGCAATACAATGTCCAAAACCACCCATCAACCCTAACATAAAAAAACCTAAAAAATCAACCACCATAATCAACCATCATACGGTATAGTGATTATCACCCTCGTATACTCACCCTCTTCACTTTCCACATCAATTGACCACCCTAATTTTAAAGTAGATTGGTACACTATAGACATACCTAAGCCAGTTCCGGGCAACGTATGTTTTACATTAGAGCCCCTATAAAATCTATTGAATATTTTATCCACCTCTTCCTTTCTGATACCTAATCCGGTATCATAAACCTCTATTGTTATCCTACCATCTTTATCCTGTTTTGATGAAACAATTATCTTGCCACTTTCCTTATTGTACTTTATACTATTTGATATTATGTTTTTAAAGATGTGAAAGAATACTTCCTCATCAGTATTAATTAT from Calditerrivibrio sp. includes these protein-coding regions:
- a CDS encoding sulfite exporter TauE/SafE family protein; the protein is MVVDFLGFFMLGLMGGFGHCIAMCHPFVIFVSSKFSLNKGYWILLKPQIYYNLGRITTYILLSVVVSFIGDIVNYASSMVGIQKITSFLAGVFLIVYGISMIIGMNIFLKIESRLCFNSSSVINSLDIKSPYLIGIVLGFLPCGLLYGALISAFGLSSTIKSVIAMSLFGLGSAIPLLIFSLVGNVFQKRYKIFGKISAIILIGMGCYFIYIGFRFSL